Part of the Mus caroli unplaced genomic scaffold, CAROLI_EIJ_v1.1 scaffold_9336_U2_1, whole genome shotgun sequence genome is shown below.
ATTACCAGGATTGAACTtaagtcatcaggcttagcaaCAATAACCTTTACATGCCAAGCCATCTTGCCCAATTttttcatgagagagagagagagagagagagagagagagagagagagagagagagagagagaatatgtaggcatgcaattataaataaagggagagaaagagagagagaaggtaggcaTGCAATTGTAAATAAAGGTAAGGGCATAACTCATAGAAGATAGTTCTCTTAGTGTATATCCTAGAGATTAAATTCATATCCTCAGGGATAGTGACAAAGACCCTTagccactcagccatctcacAGGCCAGGTCTCCTATTGTCTACTTTCAAGTCAAAATTTTGCTTTTATCATTGAGATTATTTAGCTCATTAAATACTCTAAATAATGtgttatcagaattacacaataCTTTCccccagagactataaaagtcagaagatctggggtagatgtcatacagatctgaagagagcacaaatgccagcccaggctactatacctagcaaaactctccattactataaatggagaaaccaaggtattccatgacaaaaccaaatttacacaatatcttttcacaaatcccacccttcaaaggataatactCAAACCATGGCAAATGGGTTAACAATGATTGCAATTCAGTCAAaatataaagaagtcaaaatgtaAAGGAGACATAGCAGGAGAGTACAAAATGAAATGAGACTGAAAGCAGATTTAAGAGAGCAGATTAAGTATTAGTTGTATACTAAATtcatgttcagaaaaaaaaaatagaacacttGCTGGCCTGGACATATGGTAGTGTAATTCAGTAGGGCAAAAAtgataggaggaaaaaaaacttgAACAAGTACGAAATTGAAGTGTGAACTCTCGTCTCACTGAATGTTGTAGAGGCAATGAGTGAGAGATTTCcataaaattgataaaatattgGACACAGAGGAGAATTTGTGTCTATATACACAGGTGTGGATGCTATTAGTAAATAGTCTTCATATGATTCAAAGATATTAACAAAAGGAGAATAATGAATaaattactaaaacaaaacaaattagtaGTATGTCTAAATGCAAGGAGAGAAATTTAATATTATGAAATGACCTACAAAGACATGacaaagtcaggcatggtgatgccccctggtaatcccagcagtcaggaggccaaaaaaaaaaaaaaaaaaaaaaatcatgagttaGAGTCCAGCCTAGGCTAAGTAACAAGCTCTGAGCCATCATGAGCTGCATAGCAAAACTCTgtctgaagaggaagaaaaaagtaacagaaaaatagGAATGGAACCAGTCACCACTAGttaaacaaaaagttttaaagaaaacataatcaACAGATGATATcacttgtttttataaaaatcaacCAAGCAAAGTCATGTATGTTATCAAATACTATCCTTCACATTAATTCCCTCAAANCAATTGATTCTGTGNAAGAGAAAGTTTAAAAATCAGGCAAAGTGTCAGGCAGTGGCGATGCACaactttagtcccagtactcaggagttGGAAGCAAGTAGATCTCCAAGTTTGGAGCAGTCAGGTACACAGAGGGAATGGTGAATCACATTCCAGGTTTTTGTCTTCACTAATCTGTTAGGACAAGAATatgattggtttttgttgttgtttttgtttttgttgttgttgctgttgttttctttcaagTACTGGTTTCACCCTTTGCCTATATCATAGAGCAATAATGATTTGAAATAAACTTGTGAAACCCAAGGACATTTACTGCACTCTGAATCAGAAGCTAGAAGTGCTTCTGTGGATACACTTCTTTTTGCAAATATAATCTTTTAAGATACTATATTATGTGAAAATATGACCGTACCTTTTTTAGGTCACAGCAGCTCATTTTTACAGAGCTTGTGAAATGAAATATTCAACATTGTTAACTTCTGTAAGCCTCATTGAAGTAAGGCTATAGGCAGAGGAGACATCTGAAATCCCCAGGCTGGGGGAGAAGGCAGTCTGCAGCTACCCTTCATTTTACAGGCCTCACTCTTTAATATAAAGGCTTTTTAAAGCGATCACTTGTTTAAATGCagtcattaacattttttttaaaattagaactaTACACTTAGTTAAATTTTGAGGAAAGAATACATATGGGAAataagctttaaaacaaaaacaaaaaactgccaagactttacaaaaacaaaacaaatagatttCAAAAAGAATCTTGTGTCTTTTAAGCAATCCATAAattaaatgataataattttgtggaaaaaaatcagGCAAAGTGTCTGGCAATGTTGATACACaactttagtcctagcactccgGATGCAGAAGCAAGTAGATGTCCAAGTTCatgactagcctggtctacagagtggattcCAGAATATCCAggactacatacacacatacacacatacacacatacacacatacacacacacacacacacacacacacacacacacacacacaaagccctgtcttgaaaagaaatgaaatcaggcAAAAATGCAACTCACCATAGTATCCAACAAAACATGTCATGCTGCGAACACCCACAATGAAaggcttaacacacacacacacaaagttgttttaaaatacacatgtgAAAAATTATGGGAGATGAAAAGGGCTAACAGTTGAATCATTAGTAATTCACTTTTTTGTCCACATAGATGACACTTCCTAAGGTCAGGACACAGACAAAAATTAACTACAATCTGTTCCTCACAGAGCCATGGCAACAGAAAAGTGTATCCCTGATGAGCCTCAGTCCAGATGCACGAGGAGGCTCGATCTCCAGGAAATGCTGAATGACGCAGGACTGTCTGTTGACTACTGGCTACCTAAGCTTCAGGAAGATTTGGGTGTGACCTCTGCCCAGGCCTTACAATATTTAGACAAAAGAGACCTCCAGAAGCTGAAGTCGCAGACACAGCACACTTGGGAGAAAAAGGCTCTGGAGAAGCTGCTGGACCTCTCACAGCCAAATAGTGTTGCAGAGCTGCAGGAGACTCCAAGGGAGATGATAAagaacaggcagaggcaggcaggccaggCACTGCAGGCTCTGAGAGCCTTGCAGTCAGAAgggaagcacagagaggaagaggcagtgagGAGAAAAGAAGCAGAGCTGAGACAAGCAATGGAGATCCCTGAGGAGTGCTGGCCAACTGCTGAAGTGTCCCTAAAAGACATCACTGAAATAATGGAGAGACATCTCAGTCACATGGAACAGACCCTGACTCACAGTCAAAAGCTCTCAGATGGAGACCTGGTAAGATGGGCATCTGGAGGGCTGGCTCTGCAGGGAATTTATAAGACCAACCACCCAAGAACCCTGattcagaagagagaagagctACTCAGTGTCCCTAAGCAGTTCTCACTTGCTGGCCCAATACATGGCACagagataaaaacaaaggaattttCATCTTTTCAAGAACAAGCCATGTTTACACAGACTATAGAGAGGATGGGTTTCAGTTCAACCCCCATGGTTAAAGGCGAAGGTTGGGGACTTAGTCTAGAAGCTGGTATGGGTCACAACAAACAGACAGAATCTGAGGATAACTACCAATCCCATTCAAAGCAAACTTATTTTTGCTCAGCCAGGTTCAGTTACATCCCATTGGCCACCTGCCATTTTCACGTCAATGATCTTGAACTCTCCAAGGCTGCTCTCCAGGAACTAAAAAGTATTGAAGAACTCCTGGAGCAGACTACACACCACCGAGATGGACAACCCTTACTGAGGCACAGGGCTAAAAACTTTTTCCACAGGTTTGGCTCTCATGCTAACCAAGGCCCTCTGCACCTGGGGGGAATCTATTGCTGGAAAGCCGTTTCAGAAGGTTTCAAAAGTGAGCACTTGGCTGATGTAAAGCAGCAAGCAGAAGAGTCtttgaatatttacattatgggCAGTTATAGTGGCTTTGGAGTTAAAGTCGGTGCAAATGTAGATATAACAAATTCAAAATCAAAAACAGCATTTTACAGTAAAACTCATCTAAACTCTCAAACCAAGGTACAACTATCTGTAGCCAAGATAGGTGGACCAGCAGAAGCAGATGGAATTGCCCAGTGGACAGCTGGCCTTGTAGCTAGCAATCAAACCTGGTCTGTCATTGATAGGGAACTGCAGTTGATACCTATTTGGGACATCATCCTGTCCAGTCACAGAACTGAATTTAAGAACGCTCTTCAACTGGCTAACTGCCTCAAAGACCACTACACTGCTCTGACTGAACTAGATGTCCAGATTCAAGAAGGGGAAGAATTTCTGACTGCTAGAAAAGAAGCTAAGCTTTTCCTAGAGAACATGAAAGGCTGGGAGGTTTCTGATCCTGAAGAACAGCTTAGGAAGTTAGTAGATTTTATGCAAACAttgagtcaaaaaataaaaagttataacATTTGGATTAACACATGCCTCACAGATTGGGATCTGCAGAATTTTCTAATAAACATTGTCAACTTCTGCAAAAATTCACCCACATATAAAACTCAGTTTATTAAATCTCAGTTGTGCAGCCTTCTAGAACCTCATGTCTACAAAGTGACAAACTTTCCTCAGGCACACTCCATCATACAGTGGATCAATCAGTCAGAGTCAGAGGAAGAACAAGTCAAAATTACCTCATTTTCTGAATTCATTAACACCTTAAAGAAAATCCACAAATATCTGATGGAAGAGAGTTTCAAAAATGAGCCCCCAGAAACAGtggaagaagcaaagagaatGGCTACATATGAAGTCACcacagctctcagctccttcttgaAGTACCTCAGAGAAACACAGCAGCCAGACATGCAGCTGTTGCTACTCTCCATTGCAGCTGGTGCAGGCTATCAGTTGGTAAACAGTATTTTTCAGCATCTTCTGGGGTGTGATGAGTTAAACTTCCTCTTGGATCAAATTGAAAACAACCAACACAAATACCAAGAACtgaaaaatatttgcaattaCAGAGCCCAGGCATTCTTGGTGCTCACATCTCTAAGAGCCACAGTTGAAATCACAGATATTTCTACAGAAGAAAAAGGACAACGTTTGACATTAATACAACAACATATGGGGACACTGTTGTCTGAAGAAGTTGCACATGTTCTCACAAAACATGGAGCACATCATGACTGGGAAAGTCTGGAGAATGATTTGAGATTACTCATTGAGGGGGACTATAAAGCCACCACCCATTCAATACAAATGGATGAGGTAAAAAAACAATTGCAAAGTCTCTGCCATGAAAAGAAACAGACTTATAAAcaaaaaagtaatgaaaacagaacaaaggaaatgatAGAAAATGGGCCTTTCCTGGACTTACTCCAACGTCTAGGCCTAGACAATTACTATCCAAAGAGGATGCACAGAGCTGACTTCCATCTGATCTATAAAACCTCTGTGTGCAATTCACAGCCAAGTTCTGAAAAGGAGCTTCCATTCTATTTCCTACAAAAGCTACTGATGTTGGATTATGGGTTGAGACATCTTGTTTTAAATGATGATGAAAGCATAAGAAAACAGATCTCCATAGGTTCCTCCAatcatgaaaatgaagattttgatCCATATGAGGATGTCATTAAAGACAATGACAGTCCTGGCTATCTTTCAGACACTGACTACTGGCCCCACATTCACCCAATGGATATCCAGATGGCCATTTTACACTGTGCAGATGATCTTACCAGGCAATATATTTTGTCCAAACTTTCCATTTGTCAATATGCACTCCCTCTTGTGGTGCCAAATCCCAACACTTCTCATATTGAATTTTATCTCTGGTCTCTCAGACAAATTAGGAAAAATTGGCAAGATACAAGTAAATCTCCACAGGATAAGAGCTACAGTCACAGAAATCAGCAGATGTGTCATGTCTCTACCCCCATTGTGTCCTTCATTAGAGTTGGAAATGGCCTCTCTGCTTCCAAATCTCAGATCATGAACTTTCTTCTCAGTAAACGTAAACATGATGTGTTTTTTCACAGACACTGCAGAGGAAGCAACAAACACTGTCTCCTGATGCAGGGAGTAGTGGAAATCTGCTGGTTCTGCCCTGCAGGTGAAGGTGAGGACATGTTTGACAATTGTCTGACCTTTACCAATCTTCATGGAGATGCCAAGGAACATACCCAACAACTTGGGTTCCTCCAACATGTCTCTTCTATCATTGTGGTCCTCATGTCAGTTTCtgataacaataaagaaaaccaaaagcttgTCAGACACCTGTGTCAGTCATCAACACCTTTGATCTGCTTGATTGACGACAAAGAAAAGGTCATAGTAAATATTTCTGGTAAAAGAATGAGAATTGGCATCAAGAATAGAAATGAGGCAGAATTAACAGAGGAGCTCACCAATGCCATCAAACATTTTCTAGTGCTCTCTAACACTGCTCTCAGTTTAGAGGACTGTTCACAGACAGCTCGAGAGCTAGGATTCCTTATTGATGAAGACCAGAGAGACTGCAAGGAAGCCCAAGAAAAGGCTCAGAGTATAATGATCCTCCTGGAGGAATACAAGTTATCtcagacaaaagaaaatttactacCCCTTCAAGGACAACTTTGGCACCTTTGGtgtaaaaaagacaaagaattctATCATCTGAGAGAAAAGGGGAATCGGAGCATCGAACAACACAAGAGTGAGATtgaaacagagaaaagaataatTCGACATCAGCAGTTGGAAAAAGCCTTTCCTCTCAATGATTTAATGTGCTCTGTTCTTGAACTCCTCCAAGACTACTCAGAAACCCATAACAAACTCTACTTTTTGCAGTGGCTGACTCTGTTTTTTGACAACCTGACAAAAGAACACCTGGAAAAATTACATGAAAAGCAGAGATCTTTGTGGTTAAGtatacaaacagaaaagcaaagagaacagaagagcgGCTACCTGACACACTGTCAGAAGCACATGGATGCCATCTCTGTAGAGATTCATGACTGTACTTTAGGAATTGAGCACCTTCTCCGAGAAGTTGGCCAGATCTATGAAGCTCTGGAAGAAACTTCTTCCTCTAGAGATAGcctttttctctgcctccctcaaaTTGCTGCAGACCTGATGATAGCTGGTGTTCCCATTGAGCTGATGGACGGGGATGCTTCATATGTGCCTCTAAAGTGGGTAGCAGCTATTTTTGACAAGATCACAGAGAAAGTTGGAGACAAAAGGCTGTTTGTTCTCTCTGTCCTTGGcctgcagagctcagggaagTCTACCCTGCTGAATGCCCTGTTTGGTGTACACTTCACAGTCAGTGCAGGAAGGTGTACCAAGGGGGCTTGCATGCAGCTCCTGAAGGTGGAAGagacattcacaaaagaactcggTTTTACTTATGTGCTTGTTGTAGACACAGAAGGACTTCGAGCTCCAGAACTCAACAACAAATCTCAGAATTGGGACCATGAGTTGGCAACATTAGTCATTGGTCTTGGAAACTTGACTCTGATCAATATTTTTGGGGAGAATCCCTCAGAGATTCAGGACATTCTACAAATATCTGTTCAAGCATTTCTGAGAATGAAACAAGTAAATATCTCCCCCAGTTGCCTCTTTGTCCATCAAAATGTGGGAGAAGTTACAGCAAGAGACCAAACTATGGAAGGACGGAGGAAACTAGAGCAGAAACTGGATGAAATGACAGCATTGGCTGCTGAGTTGGAAGAGTGCTCAGACATAACCCACTTCAGTGATGTAATTAAGTTTGATGCCAATCGCCATGTCTACTACTTTGCTCACCTCTGGGATGGTAATCCCCCAATGGCCCCTCCTAATCCTCGCTATTGCTACAATGTCCAGGAACTAAGAAATGCAATTCTTTCAAGTGCCCAGAAGGAATCTAGGGGAAGGATCTTAAAAATCTCAGATTTCAAATTCCGAGTTCAAGATTTGTGGAAAGCTCTTGTCAGTGAAAACTTCATTTTCAGTTTCAGAAACACCCAAGAGGTCATAGCCATGAGCAAACTGGAAACCATGTATAGCCACTGGACCTGGGAGTTGAGGAGTCATGTACTAGACTTACAGAATCAGCTGAACAATCAGATTCAAAATGGGAAAATCCTGACACTCACATCTAATTTGCTGGAGGATCCACTTGGTAAGAAATATGAAACCATCAAACAAGAATTTGACAAATATTTTGAAGAAGACCCAGATTGTGAAATATTGGTTCAGTGGAAAGCAAATTTTGAACACAAGCTACTAATCCTTAAAGACACACTTATTTCAGATACCAGAAGGAAATGCAATGAACATATCAGTCTTAAAAAAAGCCAAGAAATACTTGATAACCAAAAGTCACAATATGAAAATCAGTTGTTAGAGAGGAGcagaaagttagctttaaatttGAAGGGTAAGGAAATAAGTGATGAAGACTTGCATGAGAAATTCAGTCAACTTTGGACAAGTTGGATTTATGATGTATCTTCCAATGTCCCTCATGTCACAGAGCCTAACATTGACTTGGACTCTGAAAATATCCTTCTGGAATATTTCAAGAAGGACAAAAATATTGTGGAAAGACTAAAAATAACGTCTGGAGAAAAGTTTGAAATCATGTATGACAAACAtattcaaatgaaaaacaaatacctTTTACTTAGAAAGAGTTTAGAAACCTGTCAGGTTGAGTCCATCAAAAAGACAACCAAAGACATTGGGTTAAAATTTAcagaaacacttaaaaacattTGGAAGCAAAAGCGTGATTACAGTCACAATTACTTTCATGAAATCTTGAAGATCATAGAAAATGAGCTGAAATCTGAACCCTGTGGGGGAGACTACACATTTACCAGAGACTACATCATTGACTTATCCTTGTACTTATTCCAAAGAGCATCCAAGGATTTCAAGAAAATGCATGAGGCATTCAAGATTGCAAATGACCCTGTGAACTATCTGGCGCGAAAGAAAGACGATTTCTTTATGAGTTTTAAGATCTCCTGCCAAGGTGCCACCTCAATCACATCCTTTGTTGACTTCCTATGGCGCAAGCTCACTCCTGCTATCTCTGACAGCGTATGGAAAATAATGGTTCAAAGAATAGCCGGAGACATGCGAGCCACCTGCCCTGAATTCAATGGAAACAGAGCTAACCTGGAGAAACATATTCTCTACTCTCTAGCAGAAGAAGAAAATTTTGATAAATACTGGAAATACATTCAAAAGCCAGAGGAATTTTTCAGGGATTACATTAGAGACCACATTACAAGATACTGTTCAGAAAAAGAGAGTgaaaaaattgaaacatttttaaacataagTTTAGGTGATGTCAAGAATACCATCCTGTCTGCCATTCATAACTCCACAAAGGTAGCTAAAGCTAAAGGCAGCACTGCATCTGGCTGGCTGGATTTGTTCTGTGACCACCTAGGGAGCAACCTCATCTTCCCACGGAGAGAACTGGTAAGCATAGAGCACCAGGAGCTAATGGATACTGAGTTCCTCAAAGAAGCCATGAGCAAAGCTTTGGATCCTGCAATGAGGGAAGTAGAAGCCTATTTTTCATGTATGCACATGGATGAAATTGTTCCTGACATTGAGGAAATTCTCTCTGAAcatctctgtggctgctggaaacAGTGTCCTTTTTGTAATGCAATTTGTACAAACACCATTCCCCAACATGAAGAAGACCACAGTGTGCCATTCCACCGTCCTCAGGCTGTCAGTGGTTTTTCTTATCATAAAACAGACCAGTTCGTCACTGATGTTTGTACTAGTGATGTAGCAAGTGATTCTACCTTCGTTTTAGATGACCTCCAGGAATTCAGATACAAGAAATATCGAGAAGCAGGAGGTGATTATGCCGCATGGAGCATCACCCCAGACTCATCCAACCAGCCATATTGGAAATGGTTTGTCTGTCATTTCAGATCACAGCTAGAAGGGGCATATGGCAAAAGATTTACAGGGAAAGGTAGAATTCCAGCTTCATGGACTAAAATCACAAAGCAAGATGTCTtgaatgacttaaaaaaataataattgccaCAGACAGAACAGTAGACAGGCCAACGAAGTTTTACTTTAGCCAAGGGAGCCTAATGGAGAACACCATGCAGGAGGATCTGCAGTAGGCATTTGAGCTTCCTTGAGATGGCCCACTCTATTGGGCAATTTTCCTTCAGATCTATATGAAGGTaaactttcataaaataaaattgtttagatgaattaatgtttttttatagaattcctggtttgatttaaatagttttaggGAGTTAGGGTAAAtgatagaaagtttaaggagatggctTAAGTTGTTCTGCTAAATAGATATGATAAAGTAAGAATTAAGAGCAGAATGCGCCCCTTTCCTTGTAGTATAGTGAGGGCTACATAGGTTTGAAAAGGAGTACAGTTAGCTTTCATGCATTGCAAGTCTGTAATAGTGCTTAGAAGAAGAAAGTAGGCTTAGGACAAGTTAATGctcaaaacattcattctaggttgtGTCTGAGTTCCTGGGTTTTGTGATCTAGAGACATAGTCACAGGTTTTGGTGGGCACCATAAAAAGGCAAGGTAATGAACAAGGAGTTAATAATTCTATTATTAGTATAGAATAGAGAATAGATGATTCTCCAGTCT
Proteins encoded:
- the LOC110288526 gene encoding interferon-induced very large GTPase 1-like, which codes for MATEKCIPDEPQSRCTRRLDLQEMLNDAGLSVDYWLPKLQEDLGVTSAQALQYLDKRDLQKLKSQTQHTWEKKALEKLLDLSQPNSVAELQETPREMIKNRQRQAGQALQALRALQSEGKHREEEAVRRKEAELRQAMEIPEECWPTAEVSLKDITEIMERHLSHMEQTLTHSQKLSDGDLVRWASGGLALQGIYKTNHPRTLIQKREELLSVPKQFSLAGPIHGTEIKTKEFSSFQEQAMFTQTIERMGFSSTPMVKGEGWGLSLEAGMGHNKQTESEDNYQSHSKQTYFCSARFSYIPLATCHFHVNDLELSKAALQELKSIEELLEQTTHHRDGQPLLRHRAKNFFHRFGSHANQGPLHLGGIYCWKAVSEGFKSEHLADVKQQAEESLNIYIMGSYSGFGVKVGANVDITNSKSKTAFYSKTHLNSQTKVQLSVAKIGGPAEADGIAQWTAGLVASNQTWSVIDRELQLIPIWDIILSSHRTEFKNALQLANCLKDHYTALTELDVQIQEGEEFLTARKEAKLFLENMKGWEVSDPEEQLRKLVDFMQTLSQKIKSYNIWINTCLTDWDLQNFLINIVNFCKNSPTYKTQFIKSQLCSLLEPHVYKVTNFPQAHSIIQWINQSESEEEQVKITSFSEFINTLKKIHKYLMEESFKNEPPETVEEAKRMATYEVTTALSSFLKYLRETQQPDMQLLLLSIAAGAGYQLVNSIFQHLLGCDELNFLLDQIENNQHKYQELKNICNYRAQAFLVLTSLRATVEITDISTEEKGQRLTLIQQHMGTLLSEEVAHVLTKHGAHHDWESLENDLRLLIEGDYKATTHSIQMDEVKKQLQSLCHEKKQTYKQKSNENRTKEMIENGPFLDLLQRLGLDNYYPKRMHRADFHLIYKTSVCNSQPSSEKELPFYFLQKLLMLDYGLRHLVLNDDESIRKQISIGSSNHENEDFDPYEDVIKDNDSPGYLSDTDYWPHIHPMDIQMAILHCADDLTRQYILSKLSICQYALPLVVPNPNTSHIEFYLWSLRQIRKNWQDTSKSPQDKSYSHRNQQMCHVSTPIVSFIRVGNGLSASKSQIMNFLLSKRKHDVFFHRHCRGSNKHCLLMQGVVEICWFCPAGEGEDMFDNCLTFTNLHGDAKEHTQQLGFLQHVSSIIVVLMSVSDNNKENQKLVRHLCQSSTPLICLIDDKEKVIVNISGKRMRIGIKNRNEAELTEELTNAIKHFLVLSNTALSLEDCSQTARELGFLIDEDQRDCKEAQEKAQSIMILLEEYKLSQTKENLLPLQGQLWHLWCKKDKEFYHLREKGNRSIEQHKSEIETEKRIIRHQQLEKAFPLNDLMCSVLELLQDYSETHNKLYFLQWLTLFFDNLTKEHLEKLHEKQRSLWLSIQTEKQREQKSGYLTHCQKHMDAISVEIHDCTLGIEHLLREVGQIYEALEETSSSRDSLFLCLPQIAADLMIAGVPIELMDGDASYVPLKWVAAIFDKITEKVGDKRLFVLSVLGLQSSGKSTLLNALFGVHFTVSAGRCTKGACMQLLKVEETFTKELGFTYVLVVDTEGLRAPELNNKSQNWDHELATLVIGLGNLTLINIFGENPSEIQDILQISVQAFLRMKQVNISPSCLFVHQNVGEVTARDQTMEGRRKLEQKLDEMTALAAELEECSDITHFSDVIKFDANRHVYYFAHLWDGNPPMAPPNPRYCYNVQELRNAILSSAQKESRGRILKISDFKFRVQDLWKALVSENFIFSFRNTQEVIAMSKLETMYSHWTWELRSHVLDLQNQLNNQIQNGKILTLTSNLLEDPLGKKYETIKQEFDKYFEEDPDCEILVQWKANFEHKLLILKDTLISDTRRKCNEHISLKKSQEILDNQKSQYENQLLERSRKLALNLKGKEISDEDLHEKFSQLWTSWIYDVSSNVPHVTEPNIDLDSENILLEYFKKDKNIVERLKITSGEKFEIMYDKHIQMKNKYLLLRKSLETCQVESIKKTTKDIGLKFTETLKNIWKQKRDYSHNYFHEILKIIENELKSEPCGGDYTFTRDYIIDLSLYLFQRASKDFKKMHEAFKIANDPVNYLARKKDDFFMSFKISCQGATSITSFVDFLWRKLTPAISDSVWKIMVQRIAGDMRATCPEFNGNRANLEKHILYSLAEEENFDKYWKYIQKPEEFFRDYIRDHITRYCSEKESEKIETFLNISLGDVKNTILSAIHNSTKVAKAKGSTASGWLDLFCDHLGSNLIFPRRELVSIEHQELMDTEFLKEAMSKALDPAMREVEAYFSCMHMDEIVPDIEEILSEHLCGCWKQCPFCNAICTNTIPQHEEDHSVPFHRPQAVSGFSYHKTDQFVTDVCTSDVASDSTFVLDDLQEFRYKKYREAGGDYAAWSITPDSSNQPYWKWFVCHFRSQLEGAYGKRFTGKGRIPASWTKITKQDVLNDLKK